The following coding sequences lie in one Candidatus Zixiibacteriota bacterium genomic window:
- a CDS encoding DUF4388 domain-containing protein, translating into MSFAGNLKTVSFGDVLQLISTGRKTGALLLQRPQRSKKVFFRNGDIIAASSDPPVDEERLGQLLLRRGHLTDLDLERALKRQRSTNRRLGQILVELGVVSRDVITTSLRAQVEEIVYSIFGWPDGEFRFIEGEAPESSQILVDLNALNAMMEGARRFDEYSEIAHALPSEDTVLRIVPSPHLTQSEIVLSAEDVDVLAAVDGTRSVGQIVGAGAYGEYAASKSLHKLLSSSLVAPCPEMADATRRKADEGEVYSVVLKLYSHALESIHKVLVDYLGQAGERVYFRLPESCPRDSWGITAALIDIQAAKDPEGFRERARKIPAPVRLHRVLDLAECLLAAALGALRDRLGPRIANGVVAVIQKDLAFYLAQKRSLVEEYDIQTEFLETLKGK; encoded by the coding sequence ATGAGCTTTGCCGGGAATCTCAAGACCGTCTCATTCGGAGACGTGCTGCAACTGATCTCGACCGGTCGCAAGACCGGGGCGCTGCTGTTGCAGCGTCCGCAGCGCAGCAAGAAGGTCTTCTTCCGCAACGGCGACATCATCGCCGCCTCGTCCGATCCGCCCGTCGACGAGGAACGTTTGGGTCAACTGCTTTTGCGACGGGGACACCTGACGGATCTGGACCTGGAGCGCGCGCTGAAGCGCCAGAGATCGACCAATCGTCGACTGGGGCAGATCCTGGTGGAGTTGGGCGTCGTCAGCCGGGATGTGATCACGACCTCCCTGCGTGCCCAAGTGGAGGAGATCGTCTACAGCATCTTTGGCTGGCCGGACGGCGAGTTCCGTTTCATCGAAGGAGAGGCGCCGGAGTCCTCGCAGATACTGGTCGATCTCAATGCGCTCAACGCCATGATGGAAGGCGCCCGTCGGTTTGACGAATACTCGGAGATCGCCCATGCACTGCCGTCGGAAGATACGGTGCTGCGGATCGTTCCATCCCCCCATCTGACACAGTCGGAAATCGTGCTGTCGGCGGAGGACGTCGATGTGCTGGCAGCGGTCGATGGGACACGTTCGGTGGGGCAGATCGTCGGTGCCGGAGCGTATGGGGAGTACGCGGCCTCCAAGTCGTTGCACAAGCTGTTGTCCTCCAGTCTGGTGGCGCCCTGTCCGGAGATGGCCGATGCCACACGTCGCAAAGCGGACGAAGGGGAGGTCTATTCTGTCGTACTGAAGCTGTACTCTCATGCCCTCGAGTCGATTCACAAGGTGCTCGTGGATTACCTTGGCCAGGCAGGTGAGCGCGTGTATTTCCGGCTCCCGGAGAGTTGCCCGCGCGACTCGTGGGGGATCACGGCCGCCTTGATCGACATTCAGGCCGCGAAGGACCCGGAGGGATTTCGGGAGCGCGCGCGCAAGATTCCCGCCCCGGTCCGCCTGCATCGCGTGCTGGACCTCGCGGAGTGTCTTCTCGCCGCGGCGCTTGGCGCACTGCGTGACCGGCTTGGGCCGCGCATTGCCAACGGGGTCGTGGCGGTGATCCAGAAGGATCTGGCGTTCTATCTGGCGCAGAAACGCTCCCTGGTGGAAGAGTACGACATTCAGACCGAATTCTTGGAAACACTCAAGGGGAAATAG
- the murJ gene encoding murein biosynthesis integral membrane protein MurJ, translated as MPNPDAPDSHSPPAGSPDQTAPARLARQTQTVAGATIISRLLGVVREQVIAYYFGAGAVTDAFVTAFRIPNLLRDFLAEGAFSAAFVPTFSTVLKRDGRDGAFALLNCVLGLFVPFLIVLCALGIVFTPQIASLLSGGVEATPGKIALLVLLARLMFPFLLLIALAAVLMGSLNALARFGVPALAPGGFNLGVIGATILLAGWVEPPVLALAWGVLAGGLLQWAVQALAMRRVGFRHRLRWGWSDPDVRQMLRLMVPALIGQAAVQINIFAITRFAWTLGDGPVAYLNFAFRVLFVPLGVFAVAAATVGLSRLSERVASGDDAGVRAIFHQGAQAVLYLVTPTAVAFMLLPQPICAALFQRGEFGADATLHTARALAYYSLGLPAMALIRVTAPLFYAHKDTRTPTWCGIASVVANLVGMNLLVGPLGYAGLALSVAGAATIQVGLLLLLARRRFHGLRYSPLFLHLVIFTAVSLASVGIGLWLLRRGLLTWVPLGRLGRTVATVAIAAGLYIGTTWLLGYRQLGGRRRSG; from the coding sequence ATGCCAAACCCCGACGCCCCAGACAGCCATTCCCCCCCGGCAGGGTCTCCCGACCAAACCGCGCCTGCCCGTCTGGCGCGGCAGACCCAGACAGTGGCGGGGGCGACCATCATCTCCCGGCTTCTGGGCGTCGTGCGTGAGCAGGTGATCGCCTACTACTTCGGCGCCGGAGCCGTGACCGACGCCTTCGTCACGGCCTTTCGCATACCGAATCTGCTGCGCGATTTCCTCGCGGAAGGGGCCTTTTCGGCCGCATTCGTCCCGACCTTCTCCACGGTTTTGAAGCGTGATGGTCGGGACGGAGCCTTCGCATTGCTCAACTGCGTGCTCGGTTTGTTCGTCCCCTTTCTGATCGTGCTGTGCGCACTGGGGATCGTGTTCACGCCCCAGATTGCCTCGCTTCTCTCCGGCGGTGTGGAGGCGACACCGGGTAAGATCGCTCTGTTGGTGCTCCTCGCGCGCCTGATGTTCCCGTTTCTCCTGTTGATCGCGTTGGCGGCGGTGCTGATGGGGTCGCTCAACGCCCTGGCGCGCTTCGGCGTCCCCGCATTGGCGCCCGGTGGATTCAACCTCGGCGTGATCGGTGCGACCATTCTCCTCGCCGGTTGGGTCGAGCCGCCGGTTTTGGCCCTGGCGTGGGGCGTGCTGGCGGGCGGCCTTCTGCAATGGGCCGTGCAAGCGCTGGCCATGCGCCGGGTGGGGTTTCGCCACAGGTTGCGTTGGGGATGGTCCGATCCCGATGTGCGGCAGATGCTGCGGCTCATGGTCCCTGCCCTCATCGGGCAGGCCGCCGTGCAGATCAACATCTTTGCGATCACCCGCTTCGCCTGGACATTGGGTGATGGCCCGGTGGCGTATCTCAACTTCGCCTTTCGCGTGCTGTTTGTGCCGTTGGGTGTCTTTGCCGTGGCCGCGGCGACCGTGGGTCTGTCGCGCCTGTCGGAGCGAGTGGCCTCCGGGGATGATGCCGGCGTGCGGGCGATCTTCCATCAGGGGGCACAGGCGGTTCTGTACCTCGTGACACCGACCGCCGTCGCCTTCATGCTGTTGCCGCAGCCGATCTGCGCCGCTCTGTTTCAACGGGGAGAATTCGGCGCCGATGCGACCCTGCACACGGCGCGCGCGCTGGCATACTACTCTCTGGGTCTGCCGGCGATGGCGTTGATCCGTGTCACCGCCCCGCTGTTCTACGCCCACAAGGACACGCGCACGCCGACATGGTGTGGGATCGCCTCAGTGGTCGCCAATCTCGTGGGCATGAACTTGTTGGTTGGTCCTTTGGGGTATGCCGGGCTGGCCCTGTCGGTGGCCGGCGCCGCCACCATCCAAGTCGGCCTGTTGCTGTTGCTGGCGCGGCGCCGCTTCCACGGTCTCCGATATTCGCCGCTGTTCCTTCATCTCGTGATCTTCACCGCCGTGTCATTGGCGAGCGTTGGGATCGGCCTGTGGCTTCTACGCCGTGGTCTGTTGACATGGGTGCCGCTGGGTCGACTGGGACGCACCGTCGCGACGGTCGCCATTGCCGCCGGGCTCTATATCGGGACCACTTGGTTGTTGGGGTATCGGCAGTTGGGGGGACGTCGTCGTTCCGGCTGA
- a CDS encoding NAD(P)/FAD-dependent oxidoreductase, protein MNRRFDVIVIGAGPAGGLAALTAARAGCHTVLIEKHARIGEPLCCAEGISTSGLTDNVELDPTWVDATIERCYLETAGGAILEFSHPKAGFVLSRRRFEQGLADRAAAAGCEVMTNAEAIGLLDARDGRFGGVRVQVDGHAVDVNGEVIIAADGIESLVARWAGMDTTLSVDHLDSGAQLRLDNIPDLDPSRMEFYFGTQVAPGGYAWVFPKGDRSANVGLALAPSVARGRKAMSLLLDFVRRRMRGATIGACPRMVGGIPEFSGRRFMLANNVLVTGDAARLLDSLTGAGIANALSSGRMAAEASIEYLADGRSDLRLLRRYPERWMAARGRQMRYFLWARQIFLRMTDADMDAAIRSLQGQYHQQTFTHIDPIETIKRALRARPALLRLARHLVW, encoded by the coding sequence ATGAACCGTCGCTTTGATGTGATCGTCATCGGGGCCGGACCTGCGGGGGGACTGGCGGCGCTGACCGCCGCGCGCGCCGGCTGTCACACGGTCCTCATCGAAAAACACGCCCGAATCGGCGAGCCGCTCTGCTGTGCCGAGGGAATTTCCACCTCGGGTCTGACGGACAACGTGGAGTTGGATCCCACATGGGTCGATGCCACAATCGAGCGATGCTATCTGGAAACTGCCGGTGGAGCGATTCTCGAGTTTTCCCATCCCAAGGCCGGCTTCGTGCTGTCGCGCCGACGGTTCGAACAGGGGCTGGCCGACCGCGCCGCGGCAGCCGGTTGCGAGGTGATGACCAACGCCGAAGCGATCGGCCTGTTGGACGCACGTGACGGGCGCTTCGGCGGTGTTCGTGTGCAAGTCGATGGGCATGCCGTCGATGTGAATGGGGAAGTGATCATTGCCGCCGATGGGATCGAGTCGCTGGTGGCCCGATGGGCGGGGATGGACACAACCCTGTCGGTCGACCATCTCGATTCAGGGGCGCAGTTGCGGTTGGACAACATCCCCGATCTGGATCCCTCACGGATGGAATTCTATTTCGGCACACAGGTCGCGCCGGGGGGATACGCTTGGGTGTTTCCCAAGGGAGATCGTTCCGCCAATGTGGGTCTGGCGTTGGCGCCGTCGGTCGCGCGCGGCCGGAAGGCGATGTCGTTACTGCTGGACTTTGTGAGGCGCCGGATGCGCGGTGCGACGATCGGGGCTTGCCCGCGCATGGTCGGCGGCATTCCCGAGTTTTCCGGGCGGCGATTCATGCTCGCCAACAATGTCTTGGTGACCGGCGATGCGGCCCGCCTGCTTGATTCACTGACCGGGGCGGGAATCGCCAACGCGCTGTCCTCGGGTCGCATGGCGGCGGAGGCGTCCATCGAGTACCTGGCCGATGGGCGTAGTGATCTGCGACTCCTGAGACGATATCCCGAGCGTTGGATGGCCGCACGCGGACGCCAGATGCGGTACTTCCTCTGGGCGCGGCAGATCTTCCTGCGCATGACCGACGCGGACATGGATGCGGCGATCCGGTCGCTGCAAGGGCAGTATCACCAGCAGACGTTCACTCACATCGACCCGATCGAGACGATCAAGCGCGCCCTGCGGGCACGGCCTGCGCTGCTGCGTCTGGCGCGGCATTTGGTGTGGTAG
- the rpsT gene encoding 30S ribosomal protein S20 codes for MAKHLSVEKRHRQSETRNRRNRVVKSRVRAAVKEYQSASTPETRREALKQVASVADQAAVKRVIHKNKAARIKSRLARKVNAAAAPSAS; via the coding sequence GTGGCGAAGCACCTGTCCGTAGAGAAGCGTCACCGCCAGAGCGAAACTCGCAACCGCCGAAATCGCGTCGTCAAATCGCGCGTGCGCGCGGCGGTCAAGGAATACCAGTCCGCGTCCACCCCGGAGACGCGCCGCGAGGCATTGAAGCAGGTCGCCTCGGTGGCCGACCAGGCAGCAGTCAAGCGCGTGATCCACAAGAACAAGGCCGCCCGCATCAAGTCCCGCCTGGCCCGCAAGGTCAACGCCGCCGCTGCGCCGTCGGCTTCGTAA
- a CDS encoding 4Fe-4S binding protein, whose amino-acid sequence MTTVELTLDVDACAECGLCVAVCAYDALVLRATGLEIIQSECVLCDACVVACPTEALQIE is encoded by the coding sequence ATGACGACCGTTGAACTGACACTCGATGTCGATGCCTGCGCCGAATGTGGGTTGTGTGTGGCGGTTTGCGCGTACGATGCACTGGTTCTGCGCGCGACCGGGTTGGAAATCATCCAGAGCGAATGCGTGCTGTGCGACGCCTGTGTCGTGGCCTGCCCGACGGAGGCGCTGCAGATTGAGTGA
- a CDS encoding tetratricopeptide repeat protein encodes MLSVAHLDERIEKCLAILADNPHSQVFAALAEAYRKRGDFGRAFSICRGGLKHHPNYAPAHLVLAKLYLHQGMVVESLASLQRAAEIDGATRATDFVEAEIRLAMGDVESARTIIDRLRATDRHDPVVKDLGDRLKGLQQAAASASSHIAESAPPVTTRTELLPGDTVESATHSIIDWPQWSSVVREQPHVTCAFVFVPSDPAGGAATVEVEAPPSPSPIAMVCARLFQEAGAELSRAGGGSLDELRVEHPGGEVWCRRYGDRVVGFAGDAGLSFGAVRRIALNTAERVNACTVDSTSTC; translated from the coding sequence ATGCTGAGCGTTGCACACCTCGACGAGCGCATTGAGAAGTGCCTGGCGATTCTGGCGGACAATCCGCATTCGCAGGTCTTTGCCGCGTTGGCCGAGGCCTACCGCAAGCGCGGCGACTTCGGCCGTGCCTTTTCGATCTGCCGGGGCGGGTTGAAACACCACCCGAACTACGCTCCGGCGCACCTCGTGCTGGCCAAGTTGTACCTGCATCAGGGGATGGTGGTGGAGTCGTTGGCCTCTCTGCAACGTGCGGCAGAGATCGACGGCGCGACGCGAGCCACCGATTTCGTTGAGGCCGAGATCCGCCTGGCGATGGGGGACGTCGAAAGTGCGCGCACCATCATCGATCGTCTCCGCGCCACCGACCGCCACGATCCCGTCGTCAAAGATCTCGGTGACCGTCTCAAGGGGCTTCAACAGGCCGCCGCCTCTGCATCGTCGCACATCGCGGAGTCGGCGCCGCCGGTGACCACCAGGACAGAGTTGCTACCGGGAGATACCGTCGAGTCGGCGACACACTCGATCATCGACTGGCCCCAATGGAGCAGCGTCGTGCGGGAGCAGCCGCACGTGACCTGTGCCTTTGTGTTTGTGCCGTCGGATCCGGCCGGCGGCGCGGCGACCGTGGAGGTCGAAGCGCCTCCATCGCCATCGCCGATCGCCATGGTCTGTGCCCGTCTGTTTCAGGAGGCAGGGGCAGAGCTGAGCCGCGCCGGTGGGGGCAGTCTCGACGAATTGCGCGTCGAACACCCCGGCGGCGAGGTCTGGTGCCGTCGCTACGGCGACCGTGTCGTGGGCTTCGCCGGCGATGCGGGTCTGTCGTTTGGCGCCGTGCGCCGGATTGCACTCAACACGGCTGAACGCGTGAACGCATGCACTGTCGATTCGACATCAACCTGTTGA
- a CDS encoding ComEC/Rec2 family competence protein, producing MKIDGAPKSAAIVAARGARHPALLVACCLAAGIAMGDQLGWQPALWLVFTGVLTILTACLWLFRRLSWPMILSSMLVLLALGAWRITVEQEGRPAAGVIELTDAHKVVGVFGRLAGVPVMKNGGWRVALDLHAVGGGASTAPLRSRVQLSTTHSLAGFRLGDYVRFQGRFSAPFVRRNPGGFDYARHLYRLGIDATVTPRGTLTHWPQPEAMWSLANLVEPVRRWVRGVFTAHLAAEPAALMLGFLLGDTDRLPPDVFNLFREAGALHLLAVSGTNVWLMIGVFYLPLRLLPLGRRLRALILVAGVILFSYLTRNEPSVVRASLMVVFALAGRLFWRPVHLLNAVGAAAMMILLVAPSHLFRAGFQMSVVAVIAIIVTVPYVRQSRLWPQRRWLRAPVVLAVSSLAATAATMPITAAHFGVATPVGALSSLVMVPLAGVTTQLGVALLAAHALWGPLAGWVAWALSLTLAATVACARFFGGAMGGMIPWSSPSIWVVLHCVVPAVLILNWRHRYRWWRPCAYYLTALLVGLGVRTAVSTPEPSAKLAFLDTGRQRVAAVASGDSVVWLADDPGIDAELQQWVVGPFARAELGAPPPSGWMPWRRAVEAHSTMVTPAGSDAMASPRHWRRFVSPLEGTVLDHRVWADQWATPEDTVILIRDWPDDDSGLCRRLAAVTGPGHVAILPCFAATSWLRAAIDVLRPRCVVLYGNEAPRSLLSGNLSFWRLRYPSIAFHSTVVHGGVVLTWQRHGVRVTPTITDAAPGPAGPSTY from the coding sequence ATGAAAATCGACGGCGCGCCCAAATCCGCTGCGATCGTCGCTGCCCGGGGGGCGCGCCATCCCGCGCTCCTTGTGGCATGTTGTCTCGCCGCGGGAATAGCGATGGGCGATCAACTCGGGTGGCAGCCCGCTCTCTGGCTGGTGTTCACCGGGGTCCTGACGATTCTGACCGCATGTCTCTGGCTTTTCAGGCGCCTGTCGTGGCCAATGATCTTGTCATCGATGCTCGTGCTCCTCGCGCTCGGTGCCTGGCGGATTACCGTGGAGCAGGAGGGACGTCCCGCTGCCGGCGTGATCGAGCTGACCGATGCGCACAAGGTCGTCGGCGTCTTCGGACGATTGGCCGGAGTGCCGGTGATGAAGAACGGCGGCTGGCGCGTCGCGTTGGACTTGCACGCTGTCGGCGGCGGCGCAAGCACTGCACCCCTCCGAAGCCGGGTCCAACTGTCGACCACGCATTCCTTGGCCGGGTTTCGGCTGGGCGATTATGTGCGCTTCCAGGGACGGTTCTCCGCGCCGTTCGTGCGTCGCAATCCCGGTGGTTTCGACTACGCACGGCATCTGTATCGTCTCGGCATCGACGCGACAGTCACCCCGCGTGGAACACTGACACATTGGCCGCAGCCGGAGGCGATGTGGTCCCTGGCCAATCTGGTCGAGCCGGTCCGCCGCTGGGTGCGTGGGGTCTTCACGGCGCACCTTGCCGCGGAGCCAGCGGCGTTGATGCTGGGGTTTCTCCTGGGTGACACTGACCGCCTCCCCCCCGACGTGTTCAATCTCTTTCGCGAGGCGGGGGCCCTGCATCTGTTGGCCGTGTCGGGGACCAATGTCTGGTTGATGATCGGCGTTTTCTATCTTCCCTTGCGGCTGTTGCCGCTCGGGCGGCGACTGCGTGCCCTCATACTCGTCGCCGGCGTCATCCTCTTTTCCTATCTCACACGCAACGAGCCGTCGGTCGTGCGGGCCTCGCTGATGGTCGTGTTCGCGCTGGCGGGCCGGCTGTTCTGGCGTCCGGTTCACCTCCTCAATGCCGTGGGAGCTGCAGCGATGATGATACTCCTGGTTGCTCCATCCCACCTGTTTCGCGCCGGATTTCAGATGTCGGTGGTGGCGGTCATCGCGATCATCGTGACCGTGCCATATGTGCGGCAGTCGCGGCTTTGGCCGCAACGGCGCTGGCTACGGGCTCCCGTGGTCTTGGCTGTCTCCTCGCTGGCCGCGACCGCTGCCACCATGCCGATCACGGCGGCGCATTTCGGTGTGGCGACGCCGGTTGGAGCGCTGTCCAGTCTGGTGATGGTGCCCCTGGCTGGGGTGACCACCCAACTCGGCGTGGCCCTTCTGGCCGCGCATGCACTCTGGGGACCGCTGGCGGGATGGGTGGCCTGGGCGCTCTCGCTGACGCTTGCCGCGACGGTCGCATGTGCGCGGTTCTTCGGCGGTGCCATGGGGGGGATGATCCCGTGGTCGTCGCCGTCAATCTGGGTCGTACTGCACTGCGTTGTCCCGGCCGTTCTGATCCTCAACTGGCGCCATCGCTATCGCTGGTGGCGGCCTTGCGCCTACTATCTGACGGCACTGTTGGTTGGGCTTGGTGTTCGGACGGCGGTGTCGACGCCGGAACCGTCCGCCAAACTCGCCTTTCTCGATACGGGGAGGCAACGGGTGGCGGCGGTCGCGTCCGGGGATAGCGTCGTCTGGTTGGCCGACGATCCCGGAATCGATGCCGAATTGCAGCAATGGGTGGTGGGGCCCTTTGCGAGAGCTGAGCTTGGCGCTCCACCGCCGTCCGGTTGGATGCCATGGCGCCGGGCCGTGGAAGCCCATTCGACGATGGTGACTCCAGCGGGAAGCGATGCAATGGCTTCGCCGCGCCATTGGCGACGTTTCGTCTCTCCGCTGGAAGGGACGGTGCTCGATCATCGGGTTTGGGCTGATCAATGGGCCACTCCCGAAGACACCGTGATTCTCATTCGTGATTGGCCGGATGATGATTCCGGGCTCTGCCGTCGTTTGGCCGCCGTGACCGGCCCGGGCCACGTCGCCATACTACCCTGTTTTGCGGCGACTTCATGGCTGCGAGCGGCGATCGACGTCCTCCGTCCGCGATGTGTCGTTCTCTATGGGAACGAAGCCCCGCGGAGCTTGCTCAGCGGAAATCTGTCGTTTTGGCGGCTCCGCTATCCCTCCATCGCCTTCCACTCCACGGTGGTGCATGGTGGGGTGGTCCTCACGTGGCAACGCCATGGCGTGCGCGTCACTCCGACGATCACTGATGCGGCACCGGGCCCAGCCGGGCCTTCCACGTATTAA